A single window of Pseudomonas lutea DNA harbors:
- the glpD gene encoding glycerol-3-phosphate dehydrogenase: MAQSSLPTPPLSEVYDVAVIGGGINGVGIAADAAGRGLSVFLCEKDDLASHTSSASSKLIHGGLRYLEHYEFRLVREALAEREVLLDKAPHIVKPMRFVLPHRPHLRPGWMIRAGLFLYDHLGKREKLPASRTLRFGANSPLNSTITKGFEYSDCWVDDARLVVINAMAAREKGAHIHTQTRCLSARREGGVWHMDMQRTDGSVFSIRAKALVNAAGPWVAKFIREDLKLESQYGIRLIQGSHLIVPKLYEGENAFILQNEDKRIVFAIPYLERFTIIGTTDREYSGDPGKVAITEGETDYLLKIVNDHFKKQLSRADILRTWSGVRPLCNDESDNPSAITRDYTLSLSGSADEAPILSVFGGKLTTYRKLAESAMQQLAPFFPQMKPSWTAKASLPGGEEMTTPQLLAAQLQQRCSWLPAEIAKRWAITYGSRSWRIVEGVQNIGEMGEDLGGGLYSREVDYLCSEEWATQAEDILWRRTKLGLFTTDEEHQKVQAYLNKVAYSNGAVERLDWPMPAPKIHA, from the coding sequence AGGATGACCTGGCCAGTCATACATCCTCTGCCAGCAGCAAGTTGATTCACGGCGGCCTGCGCTACCTCGAACACTACGAGTTCCGACTGGTGCGTGAAGCGCTGGCTGAACGTGAAGTGCTGCTGGATAAAGCTCCCCATATCGTTAAACCCATGCGCTTTGTGCTGCCTCACCGGCCGCATCTGCGCCCGGGCTGGATGATCCGCGCCGGCTTGTTCCTGTACGACCACCTGGGCAAGCGTGAAAAGCTGCCGGCGTCCAGAACGCTGCGCTTTGGTGCCAACAGCCCGCTCAACAGCACGATCACCAAGGGTTTCGAATACTCCGACTGCTGGGTCGACGATGCACGCCTGGTGGTCATCAACGCGATGGCCGCTCGTGAAAAGGGTGCGCACATCCACACCCAGACCCGCTGCCTCAGCGCCCGTCGTGAGGGCGGTGTCTGGCACATGGACATGCAGCGCACCGATGGCAGCGTGTTCTCGATTCGCGCAAAAGCACTGGTCAATGCTGCAGGCCCATGGGTCGCCAAGTTCATTCGTGAAGACCTCAAGCTGGAGTCGCAGTACGGCATTCGTCTGATTCAGGGCAGCCACCTGATCGTGCCGAAGCTGTATGAAGGTGAAAACGCATTCATTCTGCAGAATGAGGACAAACGCATCGTCTTCGCCATTCCGTATCTGGAGCGCTTCACCATCATCGGTACGACTGACCGCGAGTACAGCGGGGATCCGGGCAAAGTAGCGATCACCGAAGGCGAGACCGATTACCTGCTGAAGATCGTCAACGACCATTTCAAGAAGCAACTCAGCCGCGCGGATATTCTGCGCACCTGGTCGGGTGTGCGTCCGCTGTGCAACGACGAGTCGGATAACCCGTCGGCGATCACACGTGACTACACGTTGTCGCTGTCCGGCAGCGCTGACGAAGCACCCATTCTTTCAGTGTTCGGCGGCAAGCTGACCACATACCGCAAGCTGGCCGAGTCGGCCATGCAGCAGCTGGCGCCGTTCTTTCCGCAGATGAAGCCGAGCTGGACCGCCAAGGCGAGCCTGCCGGGTGGCGAGGAAATGACCACTCCGCAACTGCTCGCAGCACAACTGCAACAGCGTTGCAGCTGGCTGCCAGCGGAGATCGCCAAGCGATGGGCAATCACCTACGGTTCGCGCAGCTGGCGCATTGTGGAAGGCGTGCAGAACATTGGCGAAATGGGCGAAGACCTGGGCGGCGGGCTGTACAGCCGAGAGGTTGATTACCTGTGCAGCGAAGAATGGGCCACCCAGGCCGAAGACATTCTGTGGCGCCGGACCAAACTGGGGCTGTTCACCACCGATGAAGAGCACCAGAAGGTTCAGGCCTATCTGAACAAGGTGGCATACAGCAACGGGGCTGTTGAGCGTCTTGACTGGCCCATGCCCGCGCCAAAGATTCACGCGTAA
- a CDS encoding glutamate/aspartate ABC transporter substrate-binding protein, whose translation MRIVPQLLGAAIAAALITTPVFAAELTGTLKKIKESGTITLGHRDSSIPFSYIADASGVPVGYSADIQLKIVEAIKKDLDMPDLKVKYNLVTSQTRIPLVQNGTVDVECGSTTNNAERAQQVDFSVGIFEIGTRLLSKADSSYKDFDDLKGKNVVTTAGTTSERILKAMNADKQMGMNVISAKDHGESFQMLESGRAVAFMMDDALLAGEMAKAKKPTDWAVTGTPQSYEIYGCMVRKEDPAFKKAVDDAIVATYKSGEINKIYDKWFTQPIPPKGLNLMFPMSEQLKALIANPNDKPAPDKKA comes from the coding sequence ATGCGCATCGTTCCCCAACTCCTGGGCGCAGCCATTGCTGCCGCTTTGATCACCACACCCGTTTTTGCCGCCGAACTGACCGGTACTCTGAAGAAAATCAAAGAGTCCGGCACGATCACCCTGGGTCACCGCGACTCTTCCATTCCGTTTTCCTACATCGCTGACGCTTCCGGCGTGCCAGTTGGCTACTCGGCTGACATCCAGCTGAAAATCGTCGAAGCGATCAAGAAAGACCTGGACATGCCTGATCTCAAGGTCAAGTACAACCTGGTCACCTCGCAAACCCGAATCCCGTTGGTCCAGAACGGCACCGTCGACGTTGAATGTGGCTCGACCACCAACAACGCCGAGCGCGCGCAACAAGTCGACTTCTCTGTCGGCATCTTTGAAATCGGTACCCGTCTGCTGAGCAAGGCTGACTCTTCCTACAAAGACTTCGATGACCTCAAAGGCAAGAACGTCGTAACCACGGCGGGCACCACGTCTGAGCGCATCCTCAAGGCGATGAACGCCGACAAGCAGATGGGCATGAACGTCATTTCCGCCAAGGACCACGGCGAGTCGTTCCAGATGCTGGAATCGGGCCGCGCCGTGGCCTTCATGATGGACGACGCCCTGCTCGCTGGCGAAATGGCTAAGGCCAAGAAGCCGACCGACTGGGCCGTTACCGGCACTCCTCAGTCCTACGAAATCTACGGCTGCATGGTCCGCAAGGAAGACCCTGCGTTCAAGAAAGCCGTCGATGACGCCATCGTTGCAACCTACAAATCAGGCGAGATCAACAAGATCTACGACAAGTGGTTCACCCAGCCAATCCCGCCTAAAGGCCTGAACCTGATGTTCCCGATGAGCGAACAGCTCAAAGCGCTGATTGCCAACCCGAACGACAAGCCAGCGCCGGACAAGAAGGCCTGA
- a CDS encoding amino acid ABC transporter permease, with product MNYNWDWSVFFKSTGVGSETYLDWYITGLGWTIAIAVAAWIIALFLGSVLGVMRTVPNRIVSSIAAIYVEIFRNVPLLVQLFIWYFLVPDLLPENLQEWYKQDLNPTTSAFLSVVVCLGLFTAARVCEQVRTGIQALPVGQESAARAMGFKLPQIYWNVLLPQAYRIIIPPLTSEFLNVFKNSSVASLIGLMELLAQTKQTAEFSANLFEAFTLATLIYFTLNMSLMLLMRVVEKKVAVPGLISVGGK from the coding sequence ATGAATTACAACTGGGACTGGAGCGTATTCTTCAAGTCCACGGGCGTTGGCAGCGAGACCTATCTGGACTGGTACATTACCGGGCTGGGCTGGACCATCGCGATTGCCGTCGCCGCCTGGATCATTGCGTTATTCCTGGGCTCGGTGCTCGGGGTGATGCGTACGGTGCCCAACCGCATCGTTTCTTCGATTGCCGCGATTTACGTGGAAATTTTCCGTAATGTGCCACTGCTGGTGCAGTTGTTCATCTGGTACTTCCTGGTACCGGACCTGCTGCCCGAGAACCTGCAGGAGTGGTACAAGCAAGACCTTAACCCGACCACCTCGGCATTCCTGAGCGTCGTCGTGTGCCTGGGCCTGTTCACCGCCGCACGTGTGTGTGAGCAAGTGCGCACCGGTATTCAGGCGCTGCCCGTGGGCCAGGAGTCCGCCGCGCGCGCCATGGGCTTCAAACTGCCACAGATTTACTGGAACGTGCTGCTGCCGCAGGCTTACCGCATCATCATTCCGCCGCTCACCTCCGAATTTCTCAACGTGTTCAAGAACTCGTCCGTGGCGTCGCTGATCGGCCTGATGGAATTGCTCGCGCAGACCAAACAGACCGCCGAGTTTTCTGCAAACCTGTTTGAAGCCTTCACCCTGGCCACGCTGATCTACTTCACCCTGAACATGAGCCTGATGCTGCTCATGCGTGTGGTCGAGAAGAAAGTCGCGGTGCCGGGCCTGATCTCCGTGGGAGGTAAATGA
- a CDS encoding amino acid ABC transporter permease, translating to MMDFSGVIPAIPGMWNGMVMTLKLMAMGVVGGIIIGTLLALMRLSSNKLASRVAGAYVNYFRSIPLLLVITWFYLAVPFVLRWITGEDTPIGAFTSCVVAFMMFEAAYFCEIVRAGVQSISRGQMGAAQALGMTYGQMMRLIILPQAFRKMTPLLLQQSIILFQDTSLVYTVGLVDFLNSARSSGDIIGRSNEFLIVAGLVYFTISFAASRLVKFMQKRLAV from the coding sequence ATGATGGACTTCTCTGGAGTGATTCCCGCCATCCCGGGCATGTGGAACGGCATGGTCATGACGCTGAAATTGATGGCCATGGGCGTTGTGGGAGGCATCATCATCGGCACGCTGCTGGCGCTGATGCGATTGTCCTCAAACAAGCTGGCGTCGCGGGTGGCGGGCGCCTACGTCAACTATTTCCGCTCGATCCCGCTGCTGCTGGTGATTACCTGGTTCTACCTGGCGGTGCCGTTCGTGCTGCGCTGGATCACTGGTGAAGACACGCCGATTGGCGCGTTCACCTCCTGCGTCGTGGCGTTCATGATGTTCGAGGCCGCCTACTTCTGCGAAATCGTGCGTGCCGGCGTGCAGTCGATTTCCCGCGGCCAGATGGGCGCAGCTCAAGCGCTGGGCATGACCTACGGCCAGATGATGCGACTGATCATTCTGCCGCAGGCGTTCCGCAAGATGACGCCGTTGCTGTTACAGCAGAGCATCATCCTGTTTCAGGACACCTCCCTGGTTTACACGGTCGGTCTGGTCGACTTCCTCAACTCGGCACGCTCCAGCGGCGACATCATCGGTCGCTCCAACGAGTTCCTGATTGTCGCCGGTCTGGTGTACTTCACGATCAGCTTCGCCGCGTCGCGCCTGGTCAAGTTCATGCAAAAAAGGTTAGCCGTATGA
- a CDS encoding amino acid ABC transporter ATP-binding protein encodes MISIKNINKWYGDFQVLTDCSTEVKKGEVIVVCGPSGSGKSTLIKCVNALEPFQKGDIVVDGTSIADPKTNLPKLRSRVGMVFQHFELFPHLTITENLTIAQIKVLGRSKEEATKKGLQLLERVGLSAHAHKHPGQLSGGQQQRVAIARALAMDPVVMLFDEPTSALDPEMVNEVLDVMVQLAHEGMTMMCVTHEMGFARKVADRVIFMDKGQIVEDCEKEEFFGDVNARSERAQQFLNKILQH; translated from the coding sequence ATGATTTCCATCAAAAATATCAACAAGTGGTATGGGGACTTCCAGGTACTGACCGATTGCAGCACCGAGGTCAAAAAAGGCGAAGTGATTGTAGTCTGCGGCCCGTCGGGTTCGGGCAAGTCGACGCTGATCAAGTGCGTCAACGCGCTGGAGCCGTTTCAGAAAGGCGACATCGTGGTAGACGGCACATCGATTGCCGACCCGAAGACCAACCTGCCGAAACTGCGTTCGCGGGTCGGCATGGTGTTTCAGCACTTCGAGCTGTTCCCGCACCTGACCATCACTGAAAACCTGACCATCGCGCAGATCAAAGTGCTGGGCCGCAGCAAGGAAGAGGCCACTAAAAAAGGCCTGCAGCTGCTGGAGCGCGTCGGTCTGTCGGCGCACGCCCACAAGCACCCGGGGCAGCTTTCAGGCGGTCAGCAGCAGCGCGTGGCGATTGCTCGCGCACTGGCGATGGACCCGGTGGTCATGCTGTTCGACGAACCGACCTCCGCGCTCGACCCTGAGATGGTTAACGAAGTGCTGGACGTGATGGTGCAACTGGCCCACGAAGGCATGACCATGATGTGCGTGACCCATGAAATGGGCTTCGCCCGCAAAGTGGCGGATCGGGTGATCTTCATGGACAAAGGCCAGATCGTTGAAGACTGCGAGAAGGAAGAGTTCTTCGGCGACGTCAACGCGCGCTCCGAGCGGGCGCAGCAGTTCCTCAACAAAATCCTGCAGCACTAA
- a CDS encoding sensor histidine kinase gives MKCDPPLYRAAPPSLAVKPRLIRHLFVPPLIILLMIALGYVTYLYSEKNAIKALGENGQRQLELHARTVESEINKYNYLPSVLELESNVSDLLNNPTVELRSSVNDYLEGLNRRSRSRAIYVLDTTGRVLATSNWRDTDSYLGEDLSFRAYYQDAIRGLPGRFYGIGSTTGEPGYYLAHGLEEKGKIIGVAVIKVRLEALEERWQRARLEAFVSDENGIIILSSDPARRLKSVRPLTAEIKERLARSLQYYWWPLNELVPLERESIADGVEKLTFPANTSVDHEHTVVSYLAQTRELADTPWHLTLLTPLEDLRREAANQGMLVAVACALVAFLLIAWNERRKVISTRLAAREALEQANNELERRITDRTADLRASNERLKGQIRERRQAEETLRQAQDELIQAGKLAAIGQMSTSIAHELNQPLAALRTLSGNTVRFLERGALDTASANLRTINDLVDRMGRITASLRAFARRGEDKGQASLGKAVEAALQLLGARLDNASLALHQQIDDVELAIDQTRLEQILVNLIGNALDAMSAQPMPILWLEGDMLDGRYRLRVRDNGHGIDAEARKHLFEPFFTTKPGEQGLGLGLTLSASLAAAAGGTLNAEDPAEGGTMFVLVLPMVDRRAPSP, from the coding sequence ATGAAATGCGACCCCCCTCTCTATCGCGCCGCGCCGCCATCACTCGCCGTGAAACCCCGACTGATTCGCCATCTTTTTGTGCCGCCGCTGATCATCCTGCTGATGATTGCGCTGGGCTACGTCACGTACCTGTACAGCGAAAAAAACGCCATCAAGGCGCTGGGTGAAAACGGTCAGCGTCAATTGGAGCTGCACGCGCGCACGGTCGAGAGCGAGATCAACAAGTACAACTATCTGCCCAGCGTGCTGGAGCTCGAATCCAATGTGTCCGACCTGCTGAACAACCCCACGGTGGAGTTGCGCTCCAGTGTCAACGACTACCTCGAAGGCCTGAACCGGCGCAGCCGCAGCCGGGCCATTTATGTGCTGGACACCACCGGGCGGGTGCTGGCGACCAGCAACTGGCGCGACACTGACAGCTACCTGGGCGAGGACTTGTCCTTCCGCGCTTATTATCAGGATGCGATCCGCGGTCTGCCGGGGCGTTTTTACGGCATCGGCAGTACCACCGGGGAACCGGGTTACTACCTGGCCCACGGGCTGGAAGAAAAAGGCAAAATCATCGGCGTCGCGGTCATCAAGGTCAGGCTGGAAGCGCTGGAAGAACGCTGGCAGCGGGCACGTCTGGAAGCATTTGTCAGCGATGAAAACGGCATCATCATTCTGTCCAGCGATCCTGCTCGACGCCTCAAATCAGTACGGCCGCTGACCGCCGAGATCAAGGAGCGACTGGCCCGCAGCCTTCAGTATTACTGGTGGCCGCTCAATGAGCTGGTCCCGCTGGAGCGCGAGTCGATTGCCGACGGCGTGGAAAAGCTGACCTTTCCCGCCAATACCAGCGTTGATCACGAACACACGGTGGTGAGTTATCTGGCGCAGACGCGCGAACTGGCTGACACGCCGTGGCACCTGACACTGCTCACCCCGTTGGAAGACCTGCGCAGGGAAGCCGCCAATCAGGGCATGCTCGTTGCCGTCGCCTGCGCGCTGGTGGCGTTTTTGCTGATCGCCTGGAACGAGCGCCGCAAGGTGATCTCCACCCGGCTGGCCGCGCGTGAAGCGCTGGAGCAGGCCAATAACGAACTGGAACGGCGCATCACCGACCGCACCGCTGACCTGCGGGCCAGCAACGAGCGCCTCAAAGGGCAGATTCGTGAACGCCGGCAGGCCGAGGAAACCTTGCGCCAGGCGCAGGATGAATTGATCCAGGCCGGCAAGCTGGCGGCGATCGGCCAGATGTCCACCAGCATCGCCCACGAACTCAACCAGCCGCTGGCCGCGCTGCGCACGTTGTCGGGCAACACGGTGCGTTTCCTTGAACGGGGCGCGCTGGACACGGCCAGTGCCAACCTGCGCACCATCAATGATCTGGTCGACCGCATGGGCCGCATCACCGCCAGCCTGCGCGCCTTCGCCCGCCGTGGAGAAGACAAAGGCCAGGCCTCGTTGGGCAAGGCGGTTGAGGCCGCGCTGCAACTGCTCGGTGCCCGGCTGGACAACGCTTCACTGGCACTGCATCAACAGATTGACGACGTGGAGCTGGCGATTGATCAGACCCGTCTGGAGCAGATCCTGGTCAACCTGATCGGCAACGCGCTGGATGCCATGAGCGCCCAGCCGATGCCAATCCTGTGGCTGGAGGGGGACATGCTCGACGGCCGCTATCGGTTGCGCGTTCGGGACAACGGACATGGCATCGACGCCGAGGCACGCAAGCACCTGTTCGAGCCGTTTTTTACCACCAAGCCTGGCGAACAGGGACTCGGATTGGGATTGACCTTGTCGGCCAGCCTCGCGGCTGCGGCCGGCGGTACGCTCAATGCCGAAGACCCGGCCGAGGGCGGCACAATGTTCGTGCTGGTGTTGCCAATGGTTGATCGCAGGGCACCCTCGCCATGA